The genome window ATTCTTCAAAACTGTAATTATTCAGAATATTTCATCCAAACCGCAAACGATTTACAAATTATGGATGCGATAAGTGCTTGCTATGAAGATTACAAAATATTAAGGAAAAACAGGTAATCAGCTTTCCGTATTCGACTTAATTTCTGCGAATTTTTTCTCAATAAACTCAATATCTTTTATCGACTTTCGAGTCCAATCCAAACGTTTTTCTAAAACTTCTTCTGGAGTTAATTGCCAATTGATATTTGATTGACGCAAACGGTTTGTAACATCTTGAATGATAATTGCCGCAGAAACTGAAATATTCAAACTTTCTGTATAACCTACCATTGGAATTTTTAAAAAGCCATCCGCTTGTTGCATTACTTCTTCTGACAATCCTAATTTTTCGGTTCCAAAAAACAAAGCAGAAGGTTTTGTAATATCAAACTCATGTAACATACATGAATCGTTATGTGGTGTTGTGGCAATAATTTGATAACCTTTACTTTTTAAGTTTGTTATACAATCCTGTATTGTTGAAAAACGATTAATATCAACCCATTTTTCAGCACCAAGTGCAATTTCTTTATCAATTCGTTTACCAAATTTTTGTTCGATAACGTTTAATTCCTGTATTCCAAAAACTTCACAACTTCTCATAACCGCGCTTGTATTGTGCAATTGATAAACATCTTCGATAGCTACAGTAAAATGTTTTGTTCTATTTTTTAATACACGTAAAAAACCCTCTTTTCGGCTTTCTGTAATAAATCCTTCTAAATATTTTAGTAAGTCTTGATCTTTATTTTCCATTCAGCAAAAATAATACTACTTTTTTTATTATTTTAGACAAAAATAAAATTGCATGACACAAGAAGAACTTCTACCCCTACTCTTAAAAAAAGATGATAGGTCGTTTACACTACTCTATGACAACTATTCCAAAAGTTTATATGGAATTATTTTCAATTTAATTAAAGACAAAGAAGAAGCTGAAGATGTGCTTCAAGAAGTTTTTGTTAAAATTTGGAAAAACATAGACACTTACAACACTTCTAAAGGAAGATTGTACACTTGGATGTTAAACATTGCTCGTAACACATCTATTGATAAATTGCGTTCTAAAAACTTTAACAACAATCAAAAAAACTTATCAACCGATAATTTCGTACATATACTTGATGATAACTCAAAAACAATCAACAAAATAGATGCTATAGGAATTAAAGAGTTTATAAAAAAATTAAAGCCAAAATGTATCCAATTAATAGATCTTTTATTTTTTAAAGGATACACTCAGCAAGAAGCGTCAGATGAACTTGAAATCCCATTAGGAACGGTTAAAACGCAGAATAGAAATTGTATGAATGAATTAAGATTAATGATCAATGAATAGTAGAGAATATATAGAATCTGGGATTTTAGAACTGTATGTATTTGGAAAACTTTCCGATGAAGAAATTGCGGAAGTAAATCAAATGGCTGAACAGCACTCTGATGTAAGAGAAGAAATCAAAGCAATTGAATTAGCGGTAATCAATTTATCACATAGTGTAGCTCCTCATTTATCGGCAACGAATTACGAAAAAATTCGAACCGAATTATTAGGAAAACACAAAGTTGTAACTATGAAATCTAAATCAAACTGGGCGCAATATACTGGTTGGGCAGCAGCTGCAATTTTAGTTATAGGTTTTGGTCTTCAATTTTATAAATTAAATCAAACGAATGAAATATTGAATAATGTTTCAACTGAGAAAAATCTTTTACAAGAATCAGTAGTAGATTTAGAATTGAAGAAAAAAGAATCAGACGAAGTTTTAGCTATTTTAAGAGATACAAGCAATGTTGCAGTAGCATTAACAGGACAACAAGTAGCTCCAAAAGCATTTGCAAAAGCTTATTATAACAAAGCTACTAAGGCTGTTTATATTGATGCTTCTGGTTTACCAACGCCCCCTAAAGGAATGGTTTATCAGGTTTGGGCATTAAAACTAGAACCTGTATTAACTCCTACAAGCATTGGTTTATTAGATACTTATGCCACAAGCACAACAAAAGTAATAAAAGTTGAAAATGCAGAAGCACCTCAAGCGTTTGGAATTACTCTTGAACCAGCTGGTGGAAGTGCTAGTCCAACATTAGAACAACTCTACACTTTAGGAAAAGTATAATACTCAAAATGCGTCTTTTTTAGACGCATTTGATTTTAAAATTGCGAAAGAATTAGAAAATGAAAAAAATTGTAGTATTAACTGGAGCCGGAATTAGTGCTGAAAGTGGCATTAAAACCTTCAGAGATGCTGATGGTTTATGGGAAGGTCATGATATTATGGAAGTAGCCTCGCCTATTGGCTGGAAAAATAATGCTGAATTGGTTTTGGACTTCTACAACAAAAGACGTGCGCAATTACAAACGGTAAGGCCAAATAAAGCGCATGAAATATTAGCCGAATTAGAGAATGCTTTTGATATGCATATCATAACTCAAAACGTAGACGATTTACACGAAAGAGCTGGAAGTAATAAAGTAATCCATCTTCATGGTGAATTGCTAAAAGTACGAAGTGTTGTCGATGAAAACTTTGTTATCGATTGGAAACACGATTTAAACTTAGGCGATTTTGACTTAGAAGGCAACCAATTAAGACCACATATTGTTTGGTTTGGAGAAGACGTTCCTATGATTGAAAACGCAATTGATATAGTTGAAACTGCCGATATTTTTATCATTATCGGAACATCATTACAAGTATATCCCGCGGCTGGATTAATGAATTATGTAGATGAAAGTGTTCCTGTTTATTATATTGATCCAAATCCGGCAACCATTTACGATTTACCAAATGAGTTGAAAGTGTTGCCATTAACCGCAGTTGAAGGAATGAAAATTATTAAAGCAGAACTTTTGTCTTTGGAATAAAAAAACTCCCAACTAATTACTGATTACTAATCACTAATTACTAAATTTGCACTTCTTTAAACAACACACAACAAAATGCAATTAACAGAATTAAATGCTATTTCGCCAATTGATGGTCGTTATAGAAGCAAAACTATTTCATTATCTCCTTATTTTTCAGAAGAAGCCCTAATTAAATACCGTGTATTAATTGAGGTTGAATATTTTATTGCTTTGCGCGAAGCTGATGTACCACAATTAGCTAAAATTGACAAATCGATTTATGATTCATTAAGAGCAATCTATAAAAACTTCTCTACTGAAGATGCGCTTTGGATTAAAGAAACTGAAAAAACAACCAACCACGATGTTAAAGCTGTGGAATATTTCATCAAATCAAAGTTTGATGGTTTAGGATTACAAGAATATAAAGAGTTCATCCATTTTGGTTTGACTTCTCAAGATATCAACAATACTGCAATTCCGCTTTCTACAAAAGAAGCTTTTGAAAATGTATATTTACCAAGCTTAGTAAGTGTTATTGCTAAATTAAAAGAACTAGCAATGGAATGGCAAAACGTTCCAATGTTAGCCAGAACTCACGGACAACCGGCCTCTCCTACCCGTTTAGGAAAAGAAATTTTAGTGTTCGTAGAACGTTTAGAAGAACAAATGCGTTTGTTATTCAATGTTCCTTTTGCAGCTAAATTTGGTGGTGCTACTGGAAATTACAATGCTCACAAAGTAGCGTATCCGAATACGGATTGGAAAAAATTTGGAACTGATTTTGTTGAAAACAGTTTAGGTTTACACCATTCTTTCCCTACAACTCAAATTGAACATTACGATCATTTTGCAGCATTTTTCGATGCTTTAAAACGTATCAATACGATATTAATTGATTTAGATAGAGACATTTGGACATATGTTTCAATGGATTATTTCAAACAAAAAATCAAAGCAGGAGAAATTGGTTCTTCAGCAATGCCTCACAAAGTAAATCCAATTGATTTTGAAAATTCGGAAGGAAACTTAGGAATTGCTAATGCTATTTTCGAACATATATCGGCTAAACTACCTATTTCTCGTTTACAACGTGATTTAACAGACAGTACTGTTTTACGTAATATTGGTGTGCCAATGGGACACACTTTAATTGCTTTTGAAGCAACTTTAAAAGGATTAAACAAATTATTACTAAACGAAGATAAATTCGCAGAAGATTTAGAGAAAAACTGGGCAGTTGTTGCAGAAGCGATTCAAACGATTCTAAGAAGAGAAGCTTATCCAAATCCATATGAAGCTTTAAAAGACTTAACAAGAACAAATACTGTAATTAATAAAGAAGCGATTCACAATTTTATTGGTACTTTAAACGTTTCTGAAGAAGTAAGAACTGAATTAATGCAAATTACACCAAGTAACTATTTAGGTATATAAATTTCAAATATGCAAAAACCTATCATTTTAAAACTTTTTCTAATTAGTTTACTGATAGGTTTTTTCTTTTCTTGTAACTCAGTAAAATCAATACAACAACAAAAAACCAACGCTGGTGTTGTTATTACGTTTGACGATTGTTTTATAAAAGAATGGAATGATGCAGATATGCAATTAGCAAAATACAAATGGAAAGCAACCTTTTGTGTGAGTAATGTTCCTCAAATTACTAAAAACGATTTTGGGACTTTAAAAAACTTCCAATTAAAAGGTCATGAAATTGCTGGGCATGGTTACAACCACATAAATGCTAAAGATTTTTCTAAAAAATACGGCAAAAAGAAATACATTGAAACCGAAATCACGCCTTTAATTCAGGCTTTTCAACACCAAGGAATCACTTTGAATTCATTTGCTTATCCTTTTGGAGCAAAAACACAAACACTTGATTCCGAATTAAAAAAACATTTCAAAATCATTAGAGCAACTGCTGGTGGTTATAAAAAAGTGCGAAACAATTCTAATTTTTACAATGGTAAACCTATTTTAAACGGAATTGGAATTGACACTAGATACAAACACTTTAGTATCAAATACATCACCAAAGTTTTAAATTACGCGAAAAGAAACAACAAAGTGGTTATTTTTTACGCTCACAAACCTGTGAATAAAGCTACTGCTAATTACGAAGTAGAGATGAAAACTTTAGAATTCATTTGCCAATATGTACGAAATAATCAAATGCAATTCTACACATTGAACGACCTGAATTCGTTAAAAAAAAGATAAAAAACGCTTCCTAAATTAGAACTGTTTTGATAAGAAATTGATTTTAACTATTTTTAGTCAAAAATCAATTATATGCCAATACACTTAACTGCTACTACTCTTCACATACCAGATTTAATAAGCGATCTTGGTTTAATTTTAGTTACGGCTGCTATTGCAGTTCTTATTTTCAGATTATTAAAACAACCTTTAGTTCTTGGATATTTAGTAGCCGGTTTTCTAGCTGGTAGCGAATCAGATTTCTTCCCAACGGTTCAAGATATGAACAGTGTAAAAGTTTGGGCAGAAATAGGCGTTATTTTCCTCTTATTTAGTTTAGGTCTCGAATTCAGCTTTAAAAAACTGATGAAAGTAGGCGGAACGGCTTCTATCACAGCCTTAACCCAAATTATAAGTATGGTGGCAATTGGATATTTTGTCGGTCAACTTATGGATTGGGGAAAAATGAACAGCTTATTTTTAGGTGTAATTTTATCGATTTCATCCACTACTATTATTTTAAAAACCTTTGACGAACTAGGTGTTAAAGCACAAAAATTTGCTGGAAATGTAATTGGCGCCTTAATTGTACAAGATATTTTAGCCATTTTAATGATGGTATTGTTATCTACTGTAGCCGTAAGTCAGCAATTTTCGGGAACTGAATTGTTACAATCAGTATTAAAACTAGTTTTCTTTTTGACGATTTGGTTTGTAGCAGGAATTTTCTTTATCCCAACATTCCTTAAAAAAGCTAAGCACTTATTAACCGATGAAATGTTGCTAATTGTTTCATTGGCATTATGTTTACTCATGGTTTTATTCGCTGCAAACGTAGGCTTCTCTCCTGCTCTTGGTGCTTTTATCATGGGTTCTATTATTGCCGAAACCACACAAGCGGAACACATTGAACATTTGGTAAAACCCGTAAAAGATTTATTTGGTGCGGTTTTCTTCGTTTCGGTCGGAATGTTGATTGATCCTGAAATGTTAATGAAATACGGATTTCCTGTAGCCATTTTAACTTTAGTGGTTATCTTAGGACAATCATTAAGTGCTACCATTGGCGCATTATTTTCGGGACAACCGTTGAAACAATCCATACAAACGGGAATGAGTTTATCGCAAATTGGAGAGTTTTCATTCATCATCGCTACATTAGGAATGACGTTAAATGTAACAAGCGATTTCTTATATCCAATTGTAGTAGCAGTTTCAGCCATCACCACCTTTACAACGCCTTTCATGGTGAAATTTTCAACACCATTTTCATTGTATTTAGAAAAAAAATTACCAAGACGTTGGGTTAAAAAAATCGAACGCTACAGTGCCAATACCGAAGCTATTAAATCGGTTAGTACTTGGCAAATTGTATTAAAAGCGTATTTAACTCAGGTAATCATTCACTCGATTATTATTGTGGCGATTATTCTACTTTCATCCAAATATATTCTGCCTTTGGTTGAAGATTCACGTTTTGGAAATGCCATTGCAGCATTAATTACGGTTGTAATTTTATCTCCATTTTTATGGGCTTTATCGCTTAGAAGAGTGGCCGTAGAACAAGTGCAAGAATTAATGCAAGTCAGAAAATACCAAGGTCCGATTATCGTACTAGTTTTCTTTAGAATTGCGCTTTCTCTTTTCTATATGGGATTTGTATTGAATGAATTTTTCTCTCCAGTTATCGCCTTAATTGCCTTGATAATTGGAATTATTGCCTATATTCTTTTTCCAAAAAGACTACATGCTCGTTATAATAAAATTGAAAGTCATTTTTTAAGGAATTTCAATGATAGAGAATTAACAAAACAAGCTAACAAACGCCAAAATGTATTATCTCCTTGGGATGGTCACATGGCAGATTTTGAAATTGCAACAGCATCTAATTTGGCAGGAAAAACATTAGAAGAGCTAAAAATCAGAGAACAATTCGGAATTAATATTGCTTCGATTAAAAGAGGCGATGTTACAATTAATATTCCTATTCGTTCTGAACGATTATTTCCTGGAGATGAAATCAACGTAATTGGAACAGATGAACAAGTAAAACTCTTCAAACTGTATTTGGACAAACATGAAATTGATGATCCCGAAGACGAAGAAAAAGAAGATATTATTTTACAACAATTAGAATTAAAAAACCGAGTTTGTAT of Flavobacterium channae contains these proteins:
- a CDS encoding TrmH family RNA methyltransferase, with amino-acid sequence MENKDQDLLKYLEGFITESRKEGFLRVLKNRTKHFTVAIEDVYQLHNTSAVMRSCEVFGIQELNVIEQKFGKRIDKEIALGAEKWVDINRFSTIQDCITNLKSKGYQIIATTPHNDSCMLHEFDITKPSALFFGTEKLGLSEEVMQQADGFLKIPMVGYTESLNISVSAAIIIQDVTNRLRQSNINWQLTPEEVLEKRLDWTRKSIKDIEFIEKKFAEIKSNTES
- a CDS encoding polysaccharide deacetylase family protein, with translation MQKPIILKLFLISLLIGFFFSCNSVKSIQQQKTNAGVVITFDDCFIKEWNDADMQLAKYKWKATFCVSNVPQITKNDFGTLKNFQLKGHEIAGHGYNHINAKDFSKKYGKKKYIETEITPLIQAFQHQGITLNSFAYPFGAKTQTLDSELKKHFKIIRATAGGYKKVRNNSNFYNGKPILNGIGIDTRYKHFSIKYITKVLNYAKRNNKVVIFYAHKPVNKATANYEVEMKTLEFICQYVRNNQMQFYTLNDLNSLKKR
- a CDS encoding anti-sigma factor, with amino-acid sequence MNSREYIESGILELYVFGKLSDEEIAEVNQMAEQHSDVREEIKAIELAVINLSHSVAPHLSATNYEKIRTELLGKHKVVTMKSKSNWAQYTGWAAAAILVIGFGLQFYKLNQTNEILNNVSTEKNLLQESVVDLELKKKESDEVLAILRDTSNVAVALTGQQVAPKAFAKAYYNKATKAVYIDASGLPTPPKGMVYQVWALKLEPVLTPTSIGLLDTYATSTTKVIKVENAEAPQAFGITLEPAGGSASPTLEQLYTLGKV
- the purB gene encoding adenylosuccinate lyase, whose amino-acid sequence is MQLTELNAISPIDGRYRSKTISLSPYFSEEALIKYRVLIEVEYFIALREADVPQLAKIDKSIYDSLRAIYKNFSTEDALWIKETEKTTNHDVKAVEYFIKSKFDGLGLQEYKEFIHFGLTSQDINNTAIPLSTKEAFENVYLPSLVSVIAKLKELAMEWQNVPMLARTHGQPASPTRLGKEILVFVERLEEQMRLLFNVPFAAKFGGATGNYNAHKVAYPNTDWKKFGTDFVENSLGLHHSFPTTQIEHYDHFAAFFDALKRINTILIDLDRDIWTYVSMDYFKQKIKAGEIGSSAMPHKVNPIDFENSEGNLGIANAIFEHISAKLPISRLQRDLTDSTVLRNIGVPMGHTLIAFEATLKGLNKLLLNEDKFAEDLEKNWAVVAEAIQTILRREAYPNPYEALKDLTRTNTVINKEAIHNFIGTLNVSEEVRTELMQITPSNYLGI
- a CDS encoding cation:proton antiporter domain-containing protein, with translation MPIHLTATTLHIPDLISDLGLILVTAAIAVLIFRLLKQPLVLGYLVAGFLAGSESDFFPTVQDMNSVKVWAEIGVIFLLFSLGLEFSFKKLMKVGGTASITALTQIISMVAIGYFVGQLMDWGKMNSLFLGVILSISSTTIILKTFDELGVKAQKFAGNVIGALIVQDILAILMMVLLSTVAVSQQFSGTELLQSVLKLVFFLTIWFVAGIFFIPTFLKKAKHLLTDEMLLIVSLALCLLMVLFAANVGFSPALGAFIMGSIIAETTQAEHIEHLVKPVKDLFGAVFFVSVGMLIDPEMLMKYGFPVAILTLVVILGQSLSATIGALFSGQPLKQSIQTGMSLSQIGEFSFIIATLGMTLNVTSDFLYPIVVAVSAITTFTTPFMVKFSTPFSLYLEKKLPRRWVKKIERYSANTEAIKSVSTWQIVLKAYLTQVIIHSIIIVAIILLSSKYILPLVEDSRFGNAIAALITVVILSPFLWALSLRRVAVEQVQELMQVRKYQGPIIVLVFFRIALSLFYMGFVLNEFFSPVIALIALIIGIIAYILFPKRLHARYNKIESHFLRNFNDRELTKQANKRQNVLSPWDGHMADFEIATASNLAGKTLEELKIREQFGINIASIKRGDVTINIPIRSERLFPGDEINVIGTDEQVKLFKLYLDKHEIDDPEDEEKEDIILQQLELKNRVCIGKSIRESQIREKTHGIIVGIERNGKRILNPESHWILESDDILWIAGDRKKINEFLKG
- a CDS encoding SIR2 family NAD-dependent protein deacylase → MKKIVVLTGAGISAESGIKTFRDADGLWEGHDIMEVASPIGWKNNAELVLDFYNKRRAQLQTVRPNKAHEILAELENAFDMHIITQNVDDLHERAGSNKVIHLHGELLKVRSVVDENFVIDWKHDLNLGDFDLEGNQLRPHIVWFGEDVPMIENAIDIVETADIFIIIGTSLQVYPAAGLMNYVDESVPVYYIDPNPATIYDLPNELKVLPLTAVEGMKIIKAELLSLE
- a CDS encoding RNA polymerase sigma factor; the encoded protein is MTQEELLPLLLKKDDRSFTLLYDNYSKSLYGIIFNLIKDKEEAEDVLQEVFVKIWKNIDTYNTSKGRLYTWMLNIARNTSIDKLRSKNFNNNQKNLSTDNFVHILDDNSKTINKIDAIGIKEFIKKLKPKCIQLIDLLFFKGYTQQEASDELEIPLGTVKTQNRNCMNELRLMINE